Within the Gracilinema caldarium DSM 7334 genome, the region TACCACCAATAGCAAGCACCGAATCGAGCCGAGCATATTCAGCTACATTTTTTGTATCAATACCTCCTGTTGGTACAAAATGGACATTCCCAAAAGGGGCTGATAGAGCCTGAATCATGCTTGCACCGCCAGAATTTTCAGCGGGAAAAAATTTAAACACTTCAAGACCTTTAGAAAGTCCTTGTTCGATAAGAGATGGGGTATTCGCACCTGGAATAATTGGAATTTTCTGTTCCATACACCAATCAACAGTTTCAGGATTAAATCCAGGTGACACGATGAATTTTGCACCAGCTTTAATTGCTTTTTGGGCCAAAGTCCGGTTAATAACTGTTCCAGCACCTACAAGTAATTCAGGAACTTCATTGGTAAGCCGTTCTATTACTTCTTCTGCTGCTGCAGTTCTGAATGTAATCTCAGCTACCGGCACCCCCCCTGCAATAAGAGCCTTCCCTAATGGTATGGCATGGTCTGGGTTTTCAATTTTGATGACTGGTATAAGACCGATAGTACTGAGCTTTGTAAAGATATTGAGCATATACTAATCCTCCTGATGAGCTGAATACAGCGCAATTGTTGATGTTTCATAATTAGTATATCATATAATAAATTAAAAATGAACCATCGTTTCAAAAAAATATTGACGAAAATTTGATATCCGTATACTATAAAAGAAACTTACTAATTATTTTGTTAATATTGATGAAAGGAGGCTCTTATATGGCCCATACCATTGTTACCTTTGGTGAAATAATGCTTCGTTTAAAAACTCCTGGGCATGAACGTTATTTTCAAACACCAATGTTTGAGGCTACTTTTGGTGGTGGTGAAGCTAATGTTGCTGTATCACTTGCGCATCTTGGTGAGCAAGCCCTATTTGTTACTGCAGTTCCTTCAAATCCGATTGGTGAAGGGGCTATTAGAGAGTTGCGAAAATATGGTGTGAATGTTGAGCATATAAAGAAAACTGCTGGCCGAATGGGTATTTACTTTTTAGAAACTGGTGCGAATCAGCGGCCAAGTAATGTGGTATATGATCGAGATCATTCATGTATATCTCATGTTATGCCTCAAGATTTTCCATGGAAAGATATTCTTAACAAGGCAAATTGGTTTCATATTACTGGTATTACTCCTGCCCTTTCGCAATCTGCTGCGGATACAGCCTTAACAGCGGTTCAGGAAGCAAAAGCCGCCGGTGCAACCGTTTCGTTGGATTTAAATTATCGGAAAAAGCTGTGGAACTATGGGAAAAAAGCATCTGAGGTGATGCGTGAAATAACTAGTTATATTGATGTTCTCATTGCAAACGAAGAAGACATACAGCGCTGTCTTGGAATTACTATGGGTAACATTGATATAACGAACGGATCTTTAGACATAGAATATTATAAAAAATTAGGATCGGCTGTTTTACAAGATTTCCCTCAAATATCTGTTATAGCTATAACATTACGAGAAAGCCATTCTGCAGATTATAATGGATGGTCTGGGCTTTTAATTTCAAAAGAGTGTGTAGCGGTTTCTCGGAAATATGAAATAACCGATATAATTGACCGAGTTGGAGGCGGTGATAGTTTTGCTGCAGGTCTTATCTATGGAATGTTACATTTTCCTGAAGATAAAGAACACATTATCAATTTTGCAGCAGCTGCATCAGCTCTTAAACATTCTATACCCGGTGATTTTAACCTTGCGAGTCTTTCAGAAATTGAAGCACTCATGAAAGGAGACGGTTCTGGAAGAGTCCAGAGATAATAATAGGAGCTGAAACAGAGTTTCTATAAGGAGAAAAATATGCAATTTGATATTCGCTATGCAAATCATCCAGAAGATGCAAAACAGTATGATACAAAAGCACAACGAAAACATTTTCTGGTCGAGCAAGTTTTTACCCCAGGAGAGCTACGGATGACCTATAGCCATCAGGATAGGCTTATATTTGGTGGTGCAATGCCAATTGAAAAACCGTTGGAACTTGAAGCGGATAAAGAGTTGGGCACCACCTATTTTCTTGAACGTAGAGAGCTGGGACTCATCAATATAGGTGGCCCTGGGCGACTTGTCATCGATGGAGCAGTCTATGATCTTACAAAAAGCGAAGGCGCTTATGTCGGAATGGGAACCCAGTATGTTCGTTTTGAATCCAAAGATCCTACAAACCCTGCAAAATGGTATATGGCCAGTGCCCCGGCTCATCAAACCTATCCTACGGTTACCATTAACTTACATCAGGCTAATCCCAAAAAATTGGGGAGTTCTGAAACAAGTAATGAACGGACGATTTATCAGTATGTCCATCCTGCGGTCTGTAAAAGCTGTCAGCTTGTTATGGGGATGACTATTCTTTCCAAAGGAAGTGTGTGGAATACGATGCCCTGTCATACCCATGAACGCAGGATGGAAGCTTATTTTTATTTTGATATGGAACAGGATACACGGGTTTTCCATTTCTTTGGTCGTCCTGAGGAAACGAGGCATCTAGTTGTAGCCAATGAACAGGCTGTAATTTCACCAAGCTGGTCCATCCATTCTGGGGTTGGAACTGCCTCGTATACATTCATTTGGGCAATGGCTGGGGAAAATCAGACCTTTGATGATATGGATTTTGTAAAGCCGGAAGATTTGAAATAGGATTTTGATATGGTTGATAGTATACAACAGTTTCGTCTTGATGAAAAGGTTGCCCTTGTAACGGGTTGTAATCGGGGACTTGGTCAGGCTATGGCAATAGCTCTAGCTCAGGCTGGTGCTGATATTATTGGTGTGAGTGCATCACCTGATGCAAGAGAAACAGAAGGTATGGTGACCAATACGGGTCGCCGTTTTATCTACATTTCTGCAGATTTACGAAGTACACAGCCGATTCCATATATCATGGATAAGGCAATACAAGGATTGGGTAAGATTGATATTCTTGTTAATAATGCAGGTATTATTAAAAGAAATGATGCACTTGCTTTTTTGGAATCTGAGTGGGATGAAGTAATTAATCTGAATCTGAAAACGGTTTTCTTTTTAAGTCAGGCTGCGGCAAGGTTTTGGGTGGAGCATAAGTCTAAAGGAAAAATCATCAATGTTGCCAGTATGCTGAGTTTCCAGGGTGGAATTCGTGTTCCCTCCTATACTGCAAGCAAAAGCGGTATCCGTGGACTAACGATGGCATTATCTAATGAATGGGCTAAATACGGGATTAATGTAAATGCTATTGCTCCGGGGTATATGGCTACAGATAACACGGAAGCGCTCAGAAAAGATCCGCAACGAAGTCAGGAAATTTTAGCTCGTATTCCTGCTGGCCGATGGGGTGATGCATCGGATCTAGCAGGGGCGGTTGTATTCCTTGCTTCCCAAGCCTCGGATTATGTTCATGGTCATACATTAGCGGTTGATGGTGGGTGGTTGGGACGGTAAAGTTGTCTTACGAGAGGTAGCCAAGGATGCGACTTAGTTCCATGGCAGCCCCTCGTATTTCTTTAATATTACTTTCTAGTTGTTCAGTGGAAAAGCGAAAAACTGGCCAGGAAACACTGACTGCTGCAACAATTTCGTTAGAAGAATCGAAAATCGGTGCTGCGATGCAGGTTATCCCTTCTTCATGTTCTTCCCGATCTTGAGCAAATCCATTATTACGAATATTCACTAACTCTGAAAGAAGTTGCTTTTTAGCTTTTATGGTATGGGGGGTAAAGGGAACCAATTTTAATTCTTGCATTATTTGTTTTTGTTTTTTTTCTTCCATATAAGCTAAAAGAACTTTTCCAATAGCGGTGCAATAGAGGGGGATATGTTTACCAACCCTGGAATACATACGTATTGTGTATCGAGATTCAATCTTTACAACATACAGAGCTTCATTCTCATCGAGTATACCCATGTGAACTGTTTCACCCAGTCTTTCTGATAATTTTTCACATATTGGTCTGGCAACAATCGGTAACTGGATATGATCTAGTGCACGGGATCCTACAGAAAATAACTTCATTGTGAGGAACCAACGGTCTCCTTCATCCTTTTTGACATATCCAAGCTCTTTTAATGTCATCAGGAAACGATACACCGTTGGTTTAGCTATATGGCTTGTACGGGCAAGATTCTCTAAACTTGTACTTGAAACTTGAGACAGTTGTTCCAGAATCTTAAAAGTCCGTTCGACCGCACTTATATTTTTTAAGTTTGCCATCCTTCAAAATACTCCTTTGCATTTCTAAAAGCTATGTTCTGAACAATCGATGATAACAATCTTCGGTCGCTTGGAATTTCACCATCCTCTACCCATTGTCCCAACATGTTACAGAGTATACGGCGAAAGTATTCATGTCGGGGATAGGAAAGGAAGCTTCGTGAATCGGTAAGCATGCCAACAAAACGCGGTAACAGACCAAGATTCCCAAGAACTCGCATCTGTTCTTCCATACCATCCCTGTGATCACAGAACCACCAGGCTGAACCAAACTGGATTTTACCAGGAATTTCATCACCCTGGAAGCACCCCATAAGGGTTCCAATGGTATAATAGTCCTTTGGATTTAAGCTATAGAGTATTGTTTTGGGCAAGTTATTATGTTGATCCATCAAATCGAGCAAGCCAGATAAATTTGCCGCTACTGGATGATCATGAACCGCATCAAAACCTGTATCTGGTCCAAACTGTATAAAACGCCTGCTATTGTTGTTACGAAGGGCTGCAAGATGTAATTGCATAACCCAACCTCGTTTTTTATATGCTTTCCCAAGATAAACGAGGATGAATGTCCGATAACGATCAGTTTCTTCTATGGTGAGTTTTTCACCTGTCATAGCTTTCTTAAATATTGTATCAACCTCATTTTCCCACAGTGATCCAACGGTTCCGTTAGTTGCTAATGTAAAGGGCGGGTATTCAAGTGCATGATCCGAAGCCCTGCAGCCAAGCTTATTAAAATGATCCATCCGTTTTTCAAGAGCCGAAAGAAGATCCGTAAGATTGGTAATCGAAATTCCAGCAGCTTTCCCAAGCTGTTGAATATAATCAGCAAATCCTTTCTGATGACAATGTATAGCCTTGTCGGGTCTAAAAGAAGGAAGTACTTTAGTTGTTGTTTGTTTCTCTTGTTGAAGGACCGCGTGCCATTCTAAACTGTCCGCAGGATCATCGGTAGTACCTACAGCGTATACATTGAACTTTTTAAAAATACCAAACACTGAGAGTTCAGAATTTTCTTTAAGAGCCTGATTAGCCTTTTCCCAAATTTGTAGTGCTGTTGCTTCATCCAACGGTTCTGTGATGCCAAAATAGCGCTGTAATTCTAAATGAGTCCAATGATAAAGAGGATTCCCGATTGTTTGTGGAATAGTTCTCGCCCAGGCAAGAAATTTTTCGTAATCAGGCGTATCGCCGGTTATATATCGCTCGTCAATTCCATTCGAACGCATTGCCCGCCACTTATAATGATCACCACCAAGCCATATTTGGGTAATGTTGGTAAACCTTCGATTTTCTGCAATTTCTCGTGGATTTAAATGGCAATGATAATCAAAAATAGGTTCTTGACTTGCTACCTCATGATATAACCATCGGGCTGTTTTAGTTTGTAATAAAAAATCCTTGTTCATAAAATGTTTCATTATAATCCTCCTCTTTGTTCTTCATTATACATGGTAACAAGCTTTTCTTTTTATGAAAATTTCACCTGCAAAGGATGCAAGGCTTTGTTGAAAAATCATCCCAAGAATTGCTGGTAGTGCTGCAGCAGAAGGAAAAAACGCTATCGCAAGGGTTGCGGCGGCACTGATATTTCGTAGACCTATAGAAAAAATAAAAGTTGTTTTTTCAGCTTGGGAGACTTTTTCCCATTTACCAGCGACATCACCAAGAAAAAAGCCAAACATGCCTAATACTACTGCTTGAAAGCCTATCCAGTAGACATTTGGATCGCTCCAGTGTACCTGAGGAGACAGAACCGCACTATTGGCTGCTACAACCATAATTAAACATAACTTTGAAACAGGTTTTAGTATAGGATTGATTTGGTTGGGAATTCGTCCATGACTGCTTTCATTGATTATAATTCCTAGAATTGTGGGTATAACAATCATTAACATTAGGGAAAAAGCCATATCGATTAATGAAACTGATATGGATTTACCAATCAGCAGATAGATTGTAAGTGGTACAACCAGGGGGGATAGAATCGTATCCAGGAGAATAATACTCAAAGAAAGAGCATTATTGCCTTTATTAATACTATTCCAAATAAATCCAGAAACAGCGGTAGGAGTGGAAAAAAGAAGTACAAATCCAGCAATATATGAAGAGTTATTTGAATTAATTAGGCTGGTAAAGATAAAACTTACCACAGGCATAATAATATGAGCATTGGTAAAAAAGATGATAAGAGACTTTGGTTTTGTAAAGACAGACAATAATTCATTAAAATGCAAATTTAATGCACTAGAAATGGTCATTATCCCAAAAAGAAAAGGAATTGCTGGACGAAATGTACCACACACAGAAGAGAATAAGAAACCTATTGCAACTCCTAGAGGAGTTAAGAAAGGCATGTGTGTTTCAAGCCATTGATTGACATGTAAACCAATGTTTTTCATACAATCCTGAATAATGAAATATAATTTCATAATTAAACATATTATGAGACTTGTCAAGTATAGGACAATACTTAAAATAACTTGCATTTTTCTGAATGTTATAACAATAATAATGCTATGCATAAGGATATTGATAAGATTGCATTTATTCTTGCTAATATTCATTCTGGATCTGCCATATCACTTTTACCAGCCTTTGTGAAAGAAGCTGAACAAATAAAAAAAAGTATCTGGTTATTTCCCGGTGGTAGAATAGATGCCCCTGATATAGATGAGCGATTACAAAATAAAATATACGAAAAAGTAATTAAAGGTTTTGATGGTGTTGTTTCTTGGGCTTCCAGTATTGGTGCCTTTGTAAATCATGAAAAACTCACTGCGTTTCATTATCAATTTAATACAATGCCAATAGTTACCATGTCTCATGAGATTCCAGGTATCCCATCGGTTTCAATAGATGCTTATCAAGCGATGTTTCCTTTGCTTGAACATTTTTATAGATCACATAACATTAAAGAATTTGCCTTTATTCAAGGACCAGCAGAACATGGTTCCGCTCAAGATCGGCTTAAGATGTTTAGAGATTTTCATGTTAAGAACAATCTATCTCTCAGAGAAGATCTTATAACTTCACCGTATGACTGGTCTGAAGGTGAGCAGGCAATATTAGAATTAATCGATAAAAGAAAATTGATTCCTGGTAAAGATTTTAAAGCGCTTATTGCTTCTAGCGATTTACAGTTATACCAAGCCATACAGGTATTGCAACGAAGAGGATATGTAATACCTAAGGATTTATTGGCTGGAGGTTTTAATAATTCTCTTGAAAGTCAAATAGCTTTTCCTCCGTTTACGACAGTTCATTCACCTATTAAAGAACAAGCTCTTTTTGCAATTAGAGAGCTTATTAAGCTTGAAAAGATAAAAGAAAAATCATACAGAAAATATTTGCATGGTTCTTTAATAATAAGAAGATCTTGTGGTTGTATTCCAATACTGGATTCATATAAGAATATAATTAAAGCCAATTATTTGGATTCAGATAATATTAAACATTTAGAAGATTTTATTTTAATTGAATCTCAAAATTGTATAAAAATTTTAAACGCTGAACAAGAAGAAATATTTGCCTGGATTAATCCTTTATTCGAAAGTTTAGAGAATTCTGTGAAAAATGGAAACACAGTATTCATAGAATATTTTGAAACAATTCTGGAGCGGCAAATTAATAACGAAATGGATATTTCCAGATGGCAGGAAGTAATTACGCATTTGTTGTTAGCCTCAGAACAAAAATTAGGTACTATTTTACAAAATAAAATAAAAAAATATTTAGATATTGCAAGAATACTTCTTGCAGAAGCACTTGTTCGATCTCATCAGAAATATCAATGGAAAATGGACAAATTATGGATTGTTATACGAGGTCTCGAGCGAGATCTTATAAATATACAAAATCGTAAGGATTTATCATCGATTCTATACGTTCATCTCCGTGAACTTGGTATTACAAGGGCATATGTAGTCGAAATAAAAACTGATGGTAAAGCCGTTTGTATTGCTGGATTTGATAATTTTGGCCCTCTTAGTTTAGATAATGCTCTTATTGACCAATCGGACCAAATATTACCAAATCCATTTTTTCAAACTGATCTTTCAGGTGTATGGATAGTAGAGCCTTTAGTTGCTTCTAAGGAATTCTTAGGCTGGGCTTGTATTAAGGTTGGAGAACCTGTAGCATCAATATATGAAGAAATACGTCATGCTTTGTCGAAAAGTATTATAAGTTTACGTCACTTAGATAGTATACAGCGTGCTCAAACAGATGCATTAAAGGCAGAAAAATTAAAAAGTGCTTTTTTGGCTAACGTTAGTACAGAACTTTTACAACCTCTTGATGTTGTCTCTGAAGAAATAGTAAATATTTTAAAATTACATGATGAAGATAAACTTGATAGCAAAGTTAAAGAAATAAATGAAAAATTAAAACGACAAAAATCACTTTTGATGGCCTTAATTGAATTATCAAGAGCGGAAGTTGGTGATTTTGATTTTCAAAACAGATATATTACACTATTATCATTATTTTCTAAAAATGTTCAAAATCTAAATTATCCAGAGAATTTAAACCCTTTGTTGTATGGTGATGAGGAAAAGTTACTGCGAGCCTTTAATTTACTTAGTTCTTTTGGGTTAAAAAACGAAATTGAAATAAATTATACTAATAATGGAATAAATATAACATTTCGAAATTATATAGAAGATAAAGAACAGATAAATAAGTATGGCTTTGAACTTGAAACAACTAAATTGTTAATCCAAAAAATAATTGCAGGACATGCTGGACTTGTTGAATGTATTCATGATGATACAGGTCTTTTCTGGAAAATGCGTTTCCCATTCCCTTGCAGTGAAGGTGTAATGCAAACTATAAAAAGTAACACAATTTATATATTAGGAGATTCACATCGATTTGAAAATCTTAAACCATATTTATATTTTAATAATGTTGAATATATATGGGTTAATCCAATGGATTTACTTAAAAATATAAATGAGCAACAGAATCCTGGTTTGTTAATTATATTTTTAGATTACATCGATAAAGATAATATGTCAATTATATATAATATTTTAAAAAATCAACAATTTAGAAAAATACCATTTCTGCTTTTCCCTAGAACTAACGAGCCTGTTTATGTGTGGGATTCTATTGTATCATTACTAGATCAGCATCTAGTTGATAAAAAAGTTGGGAAAAAAATTGTTCTCTATGATCTGAAGAAAGATATGTCTGATATGATTACTAGTTATTTTGCGAATGATCCGGTAATAGAAATATATATTGTTGATAATAGTAAAGCGTTACATGATTTATATAAAGAAAAATATAGTTTTGATCTGTTTATCATTCCAGCAAATCAAGATATATATGATCAAATATTTAATTTTATACAGCATACTGTTCAAAATATACCAACACTTATTATATGTGATTCGCTTCTTACAAGTCAGATAATTGACCCCATATTAGATAGAGAACGATTATTACTTATTAACGATGGTATATATACTCCTGATGAATTTAAAAGTTTAGTCTATGATATTTTATTAGGCTCTCATTTTTTATCTGCTTATACAGGAAGAATGGTAAAGAAAACTGTGTTGTATTTAAATGAGCATTTAAAAGATGTAATTTTAAGGTGGAAATTAGCTGATTATGTACATATTAGTGAAGATTATTTATCACGTATTTTTAAAAAAGAAATGGCTTTAACACCATGGGATTATATTATAAGACTAAGAATACATACATCAAAAATATTACTGAAAGAGACATCTGAACAAATTGCAGAGATTGCCGAAAATGTGGGTTTTTCAGATCAAGCTTATTTTTGTAGGGTTTTTAAAAAAATAGTAGGCATAAGTCCCCTTGCTTTTAGAAAAAAGAAGCAATAAGTACGGAATAATACAAAAAATGGCCTGCATAATCTTTATCTGACAAACTACATTAAACATCAATATTATGCAGGAGTGTATGGAAGAAATGAGTCTGGATAAAAAAATCATAGAAAACAATGCAATTAATATTGCAAATACTATGATTGCTGTAAACCCTATTGGCTCCTTAAAATGGAACTATGAGACAGGTTTGTTGTTATTAGCTATTTGGCATATTGGCAAAACATTTAATAAGCCTACATTTAATGAGTATGTTAGACAACAAATAGATTGCTTAATTGATAACGAAGGAATTATCAATGGTTATAAAAAAGACGAGTTTAATCTTGACCAAATTAATTCTGGTAAGATTGTTCTTGAATTATTTATTGAATCACATGACAATCGATATGAAAAGGCATGTATAACACTTATCAATCAATTACATGAACATCCTGTAACTGAATCCGGTGGATATTGGCATAAAAAAATATATCCTTATCAAATTTGGTTAGATGGTTTATATATGTATGGGCCATTTGTTGCTCGTTGGGGACAAATAACTGGCGATGAAGGCTGTATTGCTAAAGTGTGTAAGAACCTAATTGATATTAAGAATAAGACCTATGACATGAAAAATGGTTTATTGCGACATGCTTGGGATGAAAAACGATTTCAGCTATGGGCAGATTCAGTCACCGGCCAATCTCCATATGTTTGGGGAAGAGCTCTGGGCTGGTATTGTATGGCTTTGGCTGATGTTTTAGAAGTAATAGGTCGAACGAATGCCTATTATACAGAGTTAATAAAAATATTCCAAGAATTATGTAGGAATATTATAACATTTCAAGATCCAAAAACGAAACTTTGGTACCAAATTCTTGATCTTG harbors:
- a CDS encoding bifunctional 4-hydroxy-2-oxoglutarate aldolase/2-dehydro-3-deoxy-phosphogluconate aldolase, with the translated sequence MLNIFTKLSTIGLIPVIKIENPDHAIPLGKALIAGGVPVAEITFRTAAAEEVIERLTNEVPELLVGAGTVINRTLAQKAIKAGAKFIVSPGFNPETVDWCMEQKIPIIPGANTPSLIEQGLSKGLEVFKFFPAENSGGASMIQALSAPFGNVHFVPTGGIDTKNVAEYARLDSVLAIGGSWMVKPDLIQNEKWDEIARLCREARLALQGFSFAHVGINQDNESLATGTAELLSAFGFPQKIGNSSIFAGTCFEVMKSNYRGTRGHIGITCFNVERALSYLKTFGFSGIEETAKREKGVLKVIYLDKEIGGFAVHLVKA
- a CDS encoding sugar kinase, with the protein product MAHTIVTFGEIMLRLKTPGHERYFQTPMFEATFGGGEANVAVSLAHLGEQALFVTAVPSNPIGEGAIRELRKYGVNVEHIKKTAGRMGIYFLETGANQRPSNVVYDRDHSCISHVMPQDFPWKDILNKANWFHITGITPALSQSAADTALTAVQEAKAAGATVSLDLNYRKKLWNYGKKASEVMREITSYIDVLIANEEDIQRCLGITMGNIDITNGSLDIEYYKKLGSAVLQDFPQISVIAITLRESHSADYNGWSGLLISKECVAVSRKYEITDIIDRVGGGDSFAAGLIYGMLHFPEDKEHIINFAAAASALKHSIPGDFNLASLSEIEALMKGDGSGRVQR
- the kduI gene encoding 5-dehydro-4-deoxy-D-glucuronate isomerase, translated to MQFDIRYANHPEDAKQYDTKAQRKHFLVEQVFTPGELRMTYSHQDRLIFGGAMPIEKPLELEADKELGTTYFLERRELGLINIGGPGRLVIDGAVYDLTKSEGAYVGMGTQYVRFESKDPTNPAKWYMASAPAHQTYPTVTINLHQANPKKLGSSETSNERTIYQYVHPAVCKSCQLVMGMTILSKGSVWNTMPCHTHERRMEAYFYFDMEQDTRVFHFFGRPEETRHLVVANEQAVISPSWSIHSGVGTASYTFIWAMAGENQTFDDMDFVKPEDLK
- the kduD gene encoding 2-dehydro-3-deoxy-D-gluconate 5-dehydrogenase KduD; its protein translation is MVDSIQQFRLDEKVALVTGCNRGLGQAMAIALAQAGADIIGVSASPDARETEGMVTNTGRRFIYISADLRSTQPIPYIMDKAIQGLGKIDILVNNAGIIKRNDALAFLESEWDEVINLNLKTVFFLSQAAARFWVEHKSKGKIINVASMLSFQGGIRVPSYTASKSGIRGLTMALSNEWAKYGINVNAIAPGYMATDNTEALRKDPQRSQEILARIPAGRWGDASDLAGAVVFLASQASDYVHGHTLAVDGGWLGR
- a CDS encoding IclR family transcriptional regulator, whose protein sequence is MANLKNISAVERTFKILEQLSQVSSTSLENLARTSHIAKPTVYRFLMTLKELGYVKKDEGDRWFLTMKLFSVGSRALDHIQLPIVARPICEKLSERLGETVHMGILDENEALYVVKIESRYTIRMYSRVGKHIPLYCTAIGKVLLAYMEEKKQKQIMQELKLVPFTPHTIKAKKQLLSELVNIRNNGFAQDREEHEEGITCIAAPIFDSSNEIVAAVSVSWPVFRFSTEQLESNIKEIRGAAMELSRILGYLS
- the uxaC gene encoding glucuronate isomerase, encoding MKHFMNKDFLLQTKTARWLYHEVASQEPIFDYHCHLNPREIAENRRFTNITQIWLGGDHYKWRAMRSNGIDERYITGDTPDYEKFLAWARTIPQTIGNPLYHWTHLELQRYFGITEPLDEATALQIWEKANQALKENSELSVFGIFKKFNVYAVGTTDDPADSLEWHAVLQQEKQTTTKVLPSFRPDKAIHCHQKGFADYIQQLGKAAGISITNLTDLLSALEKRMDHFNKLGCRASDHALEYPPFTLATNGTVGSLWENEVDTIFKKAMTGEKLTIEETDRYRTFILVYLGKAYKKRGWVMQLHLAALRNNNSRRFIQFGPDTGFDAVHDHPVAANLSGLLDLMDQHNNLPKTILYSLNPKDYYTIGTLMGCFQGDEIPGKIQFGSAWWFCDHRDGMEEQMRVLGNLGLLPRFVGMLTDSRSFLSYPRHEYFRRILCNMLGQWVEDGEIPSDRRLLSSIVQNIAFRNAKEYFEGWQT
- a CDS encoding bile acid:sodium symporter family protein, giving the protein MKNIGLHVNQWLETHMPFLTPLGVAIGFLFSSVCGTFRPAIPFLFGIMTISSALNLHFNELLSVFTKPKSLIIFFTNAHIIMPVVSFIFTSLINSNNSSYIAGFVLLFSTPTAVSGFIWNSINKGNNALSLSIILLDTILSPLVVPLTIYLLIGKSISVSLIDMAFSLMLMIVIPTILGIIINESSHGRIPNQINPILKPVSKLCLIMVVAANSAVLSPQVHWSDPNVYWIGFQAVVLGMFGFFLGDVAGKWEKVSQAEKTTFIFSIGLRNISAAATLAIAFFPSAAALPAILGMIFQQSLASFAGEIFIKRKACYHV
- a CDS encoding helix-turn-helix domain-containing protein, encoding MHKDIDKIAFILANIHSGSAISLLPAFVKEAEQIKKSIWLFPGGRIDAPDIDERLQNKIYEKVIKGFDGVVSWASSIGAFVNHEKLTAFHYQFNTMPIVTMSHEIPGIPSVSIDAYQAMFPLLEHFYRSHNIKEFAFIQGPAEHGSAQDRLKMFRDFHVKNNLSLREDLITSPYDWSEGEQAILELIDKRKLIPGKDFKALIASSDLQLYQAIQVLQRRGYVIPKDLLAGGFNNSLESQIAFPPFTTVHSPIKEQALFAIRELIKLEKIKEKSYRKYLHGSLIIRRSCGCIPILDSYKNIIKANYLDSDNIKHLEDFILIESQNCIKILNAEQEEIFAWINPLFESLENSVKNGNTVFIEYFETILERQINNEMDISRWQEVITHLLLASEQKLGTILQNKIKKYLDIARILLAEALVRSHQKYQWKMDKLWIVIRGLERDLINIQNRKDLSSILYVHLRELGITRAYVVEIKTDGKAVCIAGFDNFGPLSLDNALIDQSDQILPNPFFQTDLSGVWIVEPLVASKEFLGWACIKVGEPVASIYEEIRHALSKSIISLRHLDSIQRAQTDALKAEKLKSAFLANVSTELLQPLDVVSEEIVNILKLHDEDKLDSKVKEINEKLKRQKSLLMALIELSRAEVGDFDFQNRYITLLSLFSKNVQNLNYPENLNPLLYGDEEKLLRAFNLLSSFGLKNEIEINYTNNGINITFRNYIEDKEQINKYGFELETTKLLIQKIIAGHAGLVECIHDDTGLFWKMRFPFPCSEGVMQTIKSNTIYILGDSHRFENLKPYLYFNNVEYIWVNPMDLLKNINEQQNPGLLIIFLDYIDKDNMSIIYNILKNQQFRKIPFLLFPRTNEPVYVWDSIVSLLDQHLVDKKVGKKIVLYDLKKDMSDMITSYFANDPVIEIYIVDNSKALHDLYKEKYSFDLFIIPANQDIYDQIFNFIQHTVQNIPTLIICDSLLTSQIIDPILDRERLLLINDGIYTPDEFKSLVYDILLGSHFLSAYTGRMVKKTVLYLNEHLKDVILRWKLADYVHISEDYLSRIFKKEMALTPWDYIIRLRIHTSKILLKETSEQIAEIAENVGFSDQAYFCRVFKKIVGISPLAFRKKKQ
- a CDS encoding glycoside hydrolase family 88/105 protein; the encoded protein is MEEMSLDKKIIENNAINIANTMIAVNPIGSLKWNYETGLLLLAIWHIGKTFNKPTFNEYVRQQIDCLIDNEGIINGYKKDEFNLDQINSGKIVLELFIESHDNRYEKACITLINQLHEHPVTESGGYWHKKIYPYQIWLDGLYMYGPFVARWGQITGDEGCIAKVCKNLIDIKNKTYDMKNGLLRHAWDEKRFQLWADSVTGQSPYVWGRALGWYCMALADVLEVIGRTNAYYTELIKIFQELCRNIITFQDPKTKLWYQILDLVEREGNYLETSCSAMFSYVIAKGIRLGMLDETLYIKHAEDAFLALSTNRIRKDNQGFSHLEGICKVAGLGGTPYRDGSFSYYISEPVVADDFKGVGPYLLAACELAKL